From Camelina sativa cultivar DH55 chromosome 20, Cs, whole genome shotgun sequence, the proteins below share one genomic window:
- the LOC104772836 gene encoding testis-specific H1 histone-like codes for MSRARGTIKSRARDTSKSRALGTIKSRARGTIKHRALGTIKSHARDTLESRARGTIKSRARGTIKSRARDTSKSRARDTFKSLAHDMLKSHARDTFKSRARDTFKSRALGTIKSHARGTFKHRALGTIKSHARDTLESRARGTIKSRARGTIKSRARDTSKSRARDTFKSLAHDMLKSHARDTFKSRARDTFKSRALGTIKSHARGTFKHRALGTIKSHARDTLESRVCGTITSRARDTLEFRVHDTFYALCT; via the coding sequence ATGTCTCGTGCTCGCGGCACAATTAAATCTCGTGCTCGTGACACGTCCAAGTCTCGTGCTCTTGGCACAATTAAATCTCGTGCTCGTGGCACGATCAAGCATCGTGCTCTTGGCACAATTAAATCTCATGCTCGTGACACGCTTGAGTCTCGTGCTCGTGGCACAATTAAATCTCGTGCTCGTGGCACGATCAAATCTCGTGCTCGTGACACGTCCAAGTCTCGTGCTCGTGACACGTTCAAGTCTCTTGCTCATGACATGCTCAAGTCTCATGCTCGTGATACGTTCAAGTCTCGTGCTCGTGACACGTTCAAGTCTCGTGCTCTTGGCACAATTAAATCTCATGCTCGTGGCACGTTCAAGCATCGTGCTCTTGGCACAATTAAATCTCATGCTCGTGACACACTTGAGTCTCGTGCTCGTGGCACAATTAAATCTCGTGCTCGTGGCACGATCAAATCTCGTGCTCGTGACACGTCCAAGTCTCGTGCTCGTGACACGTTCAAGTCTCTTGCTCATGACATGCTCAAGTCTCATGCTCGTGATACGTTCAAGTCTCGTGCTCGTGACACGTTCAAGTCTCGTGCTCTTGGCACAATTAAATCTCATGCTCGTGGCACGTTCAAGCATCGTGCTCTTGGCACAATTAAATCTCATGCTCGTGACACACTTGAGTCTCGTGTTTGTGGCACAATTACATCTCGTGCTCGTGACACGCTTGAGTTTCGTGTTCATGACACATTCTATGCCTTGTGCACGTGA